From one Luteolibacter sp. SL250 genomic stretch:
- a CDS encoding FAD-dependent oxidoreductase produces MAASVETVDIILPLEESENEDSRRKEAAKKLGLPRSRVTDTKLRKHSIDARQRAVKVQLRLDVALDGPFEEEAPPTWSCPPLAADAKTAIIVGCGPAGLFAALRCLETGVKPIVLERGKDASARRFDLAPILREGRVIEESNYCFGEGGAGTYSDGKLYTRATKRGPVARVYEILVAHGAPERILTDAHPHIGSNLLPNVVKAIRGSIIASGGEVRFQTKVVDFLLTGNRLHGVVTASGEEITADSVILATGHSARDIYKLLAEKKVLMEQKPFAVGFRIEHPQPFIDRVQYHLSPGQPRPELLPAARYRLATKIRGRGVHSFCMCPGGWIVPAATENDEVVVNGMSLSRRDSPFANSGMISTVEPEDIQDHTREHGVLAGIVFQKQLEQTAKKAGGGGQVAPGQRVTDYIAGKISTDLPETSYFPGAKSSPLHELLPKWITSRMREGLKLFGTQMRGYVSSESLLLGFETRTSSPVRIPRRDDTLEHPEIKGLFPCGEGAGYAGGIVSAALDGMRVADAAVV; encoded by the coding sequence GTGGCAGCCTCCGTCGAAACCGTTGATATCATCCTTCCGCTCGAAGAATCGGAAAACGAAGATTCACGCCGCAAGGAGGCGGCCAAGAAGCTTGGCTTGCCGCGGTCGCGGGTGACGGACACGAAGCTCCGCAAACACTCCATCGATGCCCGCCAGCGGGCGGTGAAGGTGCAGCTCCGGCTGGACGTGGCGCTGGACGGTCCGTTCGAGGAAGAGGCGCCGCCCACCTGGTCCTGCCCTCCCCTGGCCGCCGATGCGAAGACGGCGATCATCGTCGGCTGCGGCCCGGCCGGGCTTTTCGCGGCGCTGCGCTGCCTGGAGACGGGGGTGAAACCGATCGTCCTGGAGCGTGGCAAGGACGCCAGTGCGCGCCGGTTCGACCTGGCACCCATCCTGCGAGAGGGACGGGTGATCGAGGAGTCGAACTACTGCTTCGGCGAAGGCGGTGCGGGCACCTACTCCGACGGCAAGCTCTACACCCGCGCCACCAAGCGCGGCCCGGTCGCCCGCGTTTATGAGATCCTGGTCGCCCACGGCGCGCCGGAGCGGATCCTGACGGACGCACACCCGCACATCGGCTCGAACCTGCTGCCGAATGTGGTGAAGGCCATCCGCGGCTCGATCATCGCCTCCGGCGGAGAAGTCCGCTTCCAGACAAAGGTGGTGGATTTCCTGCTCACCGGGAACCGACTCCATGGCGTGGTCACCGCCAGCGGGGAGGAGATCACCGCGGACAGCGTGATCCTCGCCACCGGCCATTCCGCGCGGGACATCTACAAGCTGCTGGCGGAAAAGAAGGTCCTGATGGAGCAGAAGCCCTTCGCCGTCGGCTTCCGCATCGAGCACCCGCAGCCGTTCATCGACCGGGTGCAGTACCACCTTTCTCCAGGCCAACCCCGCCCGGAGCTGTTGCCCGCCGCACGCTACCGTCTGGCGACGAAGATCCGCGGCCGCGGCGTCCATTCCTTCTGTATGTGTCCGGGCGGCTGGATCGTCCCCGCCGCGACGGAGAATGACGAGGTGGTGGTGAACGGCATGAGCCTTTCCCGGCGTGACTCCCCTTTCGCGAACTCCGGCATGATCTCCACCGTGGAGCCGGAGGACATCCAGGATCACACCCGGGAGCACGGCGTGCTGGCGGGCATCGTCTTCCAGAAGCAACTTGAGCAAACGGCGAAAAAAGCGGGCGGTGGCGGACAAGTCGCTCCCGGCCAGCGGGTCACGGACTACATCGCCGGGAAAATCTCCACCGACCTGCCGGAGACGAGCTATTTCCCCGGCGCGAAATCCTCCCCGCTCCATGAGCTGCTGCCAAAGTGGATCACCAGCCGCATGCGGGAGGGTCTGAAACTCTTCGGCACCCAGATGCGAGGCTATGTCTCCAGCGAGTCGCTGCTCCTTGGTTTCGAGACGCGCACCAGTTCACCCGTGCGGATCCCCCGCCGGGACGACACACTGGAGCACCCGGAGATCAAGGGACTGTTCCCCTGCGGCGAAGGCGCGGGCTATGCCGGCGGCATCGTCAGCGCGGCGCTCGACGGCATGCGAGTGGCGGATGCGGCGGTGGTTTGA
- a CDS encoding FAD/NAD(P)-binding protein: protein MSESSLPIVVVGGGFSGTLTAIHLSRRLPEKPIILLEETGEAGPGLAYRSTDAAAWLNVPAAKMSAFHNQPLHFLDYAREQLGEGVQETDFLPRHVYGGYLKRCLEDEQERNPLLQVEKRRVHDLTRGDSPTTARIIFKDQTALDASHVVLATGNQGSAFASSLWADHAKPARSHEAISTIHTGDTVLIVGTGLTMIDAVLDLDRRGDAASIHIVSRNGLLPRAYAPPSPTPAPDLDHLPDSNLRRAVRLFRRAIRGHEARGGDWRDLFHEIRDATPSLWKELSAKDKTRFLRFISPFWEVHRHQCPPETYQKIQSLLASGKLVQHRGTIVSIEHSGNVIRLGLASRSRNAPTRWIEAQHLLDATGPARDLQVIADPLIQNLLRRGFIKPDAHRLGAETSADYRALGRDNKPSPWLSIVGPMLRARYFEATAISELRLHAASAAKRIAQAVNPLEEVGTEEALHEVI, encoded by the coding sequence ATGTCCGAATCATCCCTTCCCATCGTTGTCGTCGGCGGCGGTTTCAGCGGCACGCTGACCGCCATCCATCTTTCCCGCCGGCTGCCGGAAAAGCCAATCATCCTGCTAGAAGAAACCGGCGAAGCCGGACCGGGACTTGCCTACCGCAGCACTGACGCCGCCGCGTGGCTGAACGTGCCTGCGGCGAAGATGAGCGCGTTCCACAACCAGCCGCTGCATTTCCTCGACTACGCCCGCGAGCAGCTTGGCGAGGGAGTGCAGGAGACCGATTTTCTCCCACGCCACGTGTATGGCGGCTACCTGAAGCGATGTCTGGAGGATGAGCAGGAGAGGAATCCCCTCCTGCAGGTGGAGAAGCGCCGCGTCCATGACCTGACGCGCGGCGACTCCCCCACCACAGCGCGCATCATCTTCAAGGACCAGACTGCGCTCGATGCGTCGCACGTGGTGCTCGCCACCGGCAACCAAGGCTCCGCATTCGCCTCCTCCCTCTGGGCGGACCATGCGAAGCCCGCACGCTCCCACGAGGCCATCTCCACCATCCACACCGGTGATACCGTGCTCATCGTTGGCACAGGCCTCACCATGATCGATGCCGTGCTGGATCTGGACCGCCGCGGAGACGCAGCCTCCATCCACATCGTGTCCCGCAACGGCCTGCTCCCACGCGCATACGCGCCTCCATCGCCCACACCCGCCCCGGACCTCGACCATCTGCCGGATTCCAACCTGCGCCGGGCCGTCCGCCTGTTCCGCCGCGCCATCCGCGGGCACGAAGCCCGGGGCGGTGACTGGCGGGATCTGTTCCATGAGATCCGCGACGCCACCCCTTCCCTGTGGAAAGAACTCTCCGCGAAGGACAAGACACGCTTCCTCCGCTTCATCAGCCCGTTCTGGGAAGTCCACCGCCACCAGTGCCCTCCGGAAACCTATCAGAAAATCCAGTCGCTGCTGGCTTCCGGAAAGCTGGTCCAGCATCGCGGCACGATCGTCTCCATCGAGCACTCCGGGAACGTCATCCGGCTGGGACTCGCCTCACGGAGCCGGAATGCCCCCACCCGCTGGATCGAAGCGCAGCACCTGCTGGATGCCACCGGACCGGCCCGGGATCTCCAGGTCATCGCGGATCCCCTCATCCAGAATCTTCTCCGCCGTGGCTTCATCAAGCCGGATGCCCACCGGTTGGGCGCGGAGACTTCCGCCGACTACCGGGCGCTGGGTCGCGACAACAAACCCTCGCCGTGGCTGTCCATCGTCGGCCCCATGCTGCGCGCCCGCTACTTCGAGGCCACCGCCATCAGCGAACTCCGCCTGCACGCTGCCAGTGCCGCAAAGCGGATCGCCCAAGCGGTCAATCCTTTGGAAGAAGTAGGTACTGAAGAGGCTCTCCATGAGGTCATTTAG
- a CDS encoding Rrf2 family transcriptional regulator — MHLSKKSEYALRATINLGIAAEMGRGTVSGSELAEANRLPLKFIERILQELREAGLVETHRGKFGGYSLAVPASSIGVGQLIRLIDGRLAPICCASENAYQPCTCPDEDHCGLRMVMIDVRNAIANILDRYTIAQVVEVTLRKMRRDGVVPPFSQGGSLAKEPSPRRRADPADGFLAGLSQLVTLNSESNDNDTH; from the coding sequence ATGCACTTATCGAAGAAATCCGAATACGCGCTGCGCGCCACGATCAATTTGGGAATCGCGGCCGAAATGGGCCGGGGTACTGTCTCGGGTTCCGAGCTGGCCGAGGCCAACCGCCTTCCTCTCAAATTCATCGAGCGGATCCTTCAGGAGTTGCGCGAAGCGGGTCTCGTCGAGACGCATCGCGGAAAGTTCGGTGGCTACTCGCTTGCCGTGCCTGCCAGCAGCATCGGTGTCGGCCAGCTCATCCGTCTGATCGACGGCCGGCTCGCCCCGATCTGCTGCGCGAGTGAGAATGCCTACCAGCCCTGCACCTGCCCGGATGAGGATCACTGTGGTCTGAGGATGGTGATGATCGATGTGCGCAACGCCATCGCCAACATCCTCGACCGCTACACCATCGCCCAGGTGGTGGAGGTGACTCTCCGCAAGATGCGCCGGGATGGCGTGGTGCCACCTTTTTCCCAAGGAGGGAGCCTGGCCAAAGAGCCGTCCCCACGCCGCCGGGCGGATCCGGCCGATGGCTTCCTCGCGGGGCTCTCGCAGCTTGTTACTCTCAATTCAGAATCCAATGACAACGACACGCACTGA
- a CDS encoding YezD family protein, with product MTTTRTERNGHDGQKAEWLEVVRKNVAALRYGSVQITVHDGRVTQVESIEKTRFVASREEGHGLK from the coding sequence ATGACAACGACACGCACTGAGCGCAACGGACATGACGGCCAGAAAGCCGAGTGGCTCGAAGTGGTTCGCAAAAACGTGGCGGCCCTTCGTTACGGCTCCGTCCAGATCACCGTCCATGATGGACGCGTGACCCAGGTGGAGAGCATCGAGAAGACGCGATTCGTCGCGTCCCGCGAAGAGGGGCACGGCCTCAAGTGA